From the Micromonospora echinospora genome, the window CGCACGATGGGCCGCCCCCTCACTGTCCACGGCGCCACCGCCGCTCCGGTACCGCCCGGGTCGTCTCCTCCGCCGGTATCCGATCGGTCTCGGCCTGGGCGAGGATCCGTTGCCTGGCCGCCTCCCGTTCCGCCGCCTCGATCTGCTCGCCCCGATTCTGCTCCGGGTCTGCCGGCGTACCGTCCACCTGCGCCTCCTGTCATGGGGGCGCGCCGGCGGTACTTGGGGGAAGAACCGACCGCCGCCGCGCCAACTGCGGGCGGGACGACGATCAGCCACTGACGGAACCCACATCGATCACACCCTGCGATCACAGACTCACGGAATCGGCCGGGGTGGGACAGATGCGGTCCGGGGCACGGTCAACGGTCGGCGACGGGAGTGGTGCAGGAGGTACCAGCTACGCGCCGACCAGCGCCGCCAGGTCGGCCAGTTCCTGTGACATCGCCCGCCGCCGCTGCGCCGAGACGGACTGGACGATGTCCCGGGCGTACCGCTGCTGCCGCAGCCACGCTGGCGCGGTGGCCCGAAGATCGAGCAGCACCTCGGTCGCGTCGGCGTACCGGCGCTGCTCGGCGTAGGCCCATGACACGTCCAGCCGGTGCCGCTGCCAGCAGGAGGCCGTCGCCGTCGATCCCGGCGGGACCTGCTTCGCCAGCTCCAGCACCCGACCCGGGTCGCCGGCCACCGCCGCGTTCTCGGCTCGCTGCATCTGGACCTTGTCGACGCTGAACCCACCAACCATGATGAGCTGCGTGGGGTCCAGCGCCCACTGCCCGATCCGGACTGCCGCAGCCGCCGCAGCGGTCGTCAGCTCGGCCGCCACGTCGGGCTCGTTGTTCCTGGCCCGCGCGGCAGCAGCGCCCAGAAGCAGCCACCCCCACGCGGCCAACTCGTCGGGTGCGGCGCGGCTGAACCGGGGTTCGACCTGGTCGGCGGTGGTCACGGCCAGCTCGGCCGCCTCCACGAACCGGCCCTGCCGGACGAGCACCCAGCACATGCCCTGGATGACGGTCGTCGCCACCGCCTGGTTGCCGGCCCGGCGCGCGGCGTCCAGCGCACCGGACAACGCGGTGAACGCCAGGTCGCTGGCGCGGAGTTGGATCAGGAGGTTCCCGGTGAGGTGAAGGGTTTGGGTGAGCAGGGTGTACGCGCCCGCCCGGTCACGCTCGTCAGCCAGATCGGCGGCGGCGCGGACGTCGTGCAGCAACGCCGGCATGTCGGCCAGCACACGGGCGTAGTCGTTGGCGTGGTACGCGCGGTCGACGGTGTGCAGCCGCGCCCGCAACACCTCCGGCTCCGGCGGGTCGCTAGCCGGCGGTACGAGAGCCGTTCCGGCGAGGCCCCGGACCGGCGCGACCGCGCGGCGGATCTCCGCGAGGGAGAGCGGCCGGTGGTCCGGTTCGGCTCGGGCGGCAGCGTGCGAGGTGTCGCCGATCAGCGCGCTGGTGGGCACGCCCAGAGCGCGGGCGAGCGCGTGGAGGGTGGGCAGGCGGGCGCTCTTGCGCGCACCCTGCTCCAGCTTACGGATGACTCCGACGTCCACGCCGGCGCGCTCGGCGAGCTGCTCCTGCGTCAAGGTCGACTGTTG encodes:
- a CDS encoding helix-turn-helix domain-containing protein, which translates into the protein MEPIIGENLAAIRQQSTLTQEQLAERAGVDVGVIRKLEQGARKSARLPTLHALARALGVPTSALIGDTSHAAARAEPDHRPLSLAEIRRAVAPVRGLAGTALVPPASDPPEPEVLRARLHTVDRAYHANDYARVLADMPALLHDVRAAADLADERDRAGAYTLLTQTLHLTGNLLIQLRASDLAFTALSGALDAARRAGNQAVATTVIQGMCWVLVRQGRFVEAAELAVTTADQVEPRFSRAAPDELAAWGWLLLGAAAARARNNEPDVAAELTTAAAAAAVRIGQWALDPTQLIMVGGFSVDKVQMQRAENAAVAGDPGRVLELAKQVPPGSTATASCWQRHRLDVSWAYAEQRRYADATEVLLDLRATAPAWLRQQRYARDIVQSVSAQRRRAMSQELADLAALVGA